From the genome of Scytonema hofmannii PCC 7110, one region includes:
- a CDS encoding cytochrome c biogenesis protein CcdA gives MLEILQTRLYELEQFANALVSNQLTHLTWISVGIIFIAGLLTSLTPCMLSMLPITIAYIGGYEAKSRWQGVVQSTWFALGLATTLAGLGIIAAFVGKVYGQVGLGLPIIVSIIAILMGLNLLEALPLQLPSFGGTEWISQELPQGVRAYFIGLSFGVVASPCSTPVLASLLGWVAQTQDLVLGAVLLLCYTAGYVVPLILAGTFTASIKKLLELRRWSSWINPVSGALLVGFGVFSLMSRLPVLQ, from the coding sequence ATGCTTGAAATCCTGCAAACCCGACTGTATGAACTAGAACAATTTGCGAATGCCCTGGTATCCAATCAACTGACTCATTTAACTTGGATAAGTGTAGGTATTATTTTTATCGCAGGATTGCTCACCAGTTTGACTCCCTGTATGCTTTCCATGCTGCCAATTACCATTGCCTACATTGGTGGTTATGAAGCAAAAAGCCGTTGGCAAGGTGTTGTCCAGTCAACTTGGTTTGCTTTGGGATTGGCAACCACGCTAGCTGGACTAGGCATTATAGCAGCTTTCGTGGGTAAAGTTTACGGTCAAGTAGGTCTTGGCTTACCAATTATTGTTAGTATTATTGCCATTCTCATGGGGTTAAACTTACTTGAAGCGTTACCCCTGCAATTACCTTCTTTTGGCGGTACAGAGTGGATTTCTCAAGAATTACCCCAAGGAGTGCGAGCATATTTCATCGGTCTCAGTTTTGGTGTTGTGGCTTCTCCTTGCAGTACTCCTGTTTTAGCGAGCCTGCTGGGTTGGGTTGCTCAAACACAAGATTTAGTTCTGGGTGCTGTTTTGCTCCTTTGCTATACAGCAGGTTATGTTGTTCCCCTGATTTTGGCTGGTACTTTTACAGCTTCTATAAAGAAATTACTAGAGTTACGCCGTTGGTCTAGTTGGATTAATCCAGTCAGTGGTGCTTTGTTGGTAGGATTTGGCGTATTTTCCTTAATGTCTCGGCTTCCAGTATTACAGTGA
- a CDS encoding M28 family peptidase codes for MKAKKKWFWLVLLALTTMVVVLVAKGLFPQHQESVIYSIRVENSVPVKKDASNKNTGTPGVISSSPHQSLQEKVEEKVDGDRTTSTPQVSGSRLFSHLQKLNFIRHTPVERSRARSYISSELQKLGWQPQLEEFTEKQLDITRVGINIFAERPGTSKDAGAILVAAHYDTVFFSPGADDNASGVAVVLELARLLGSRPTAKTLQLAFFDLEEAGLLGSKAFVKNKTHLENLNGVIVMDMVGYACHISGCQKYPSGLPVKTTSNKGDFVAVVGDAEHLPILNAFQKANISQTALNKEDQKAKGEITSSPILPSVLTLPVPLKGLLTPDVLRSDHAPFWYQGIGAVLVTDTANLRTPHYHKPTDVPATLDREFFTGTAQLVVNAATELLEGS; via the coding sequence ATGAAAGCAAAGAAAAAATGGTTTTGGTTGGTGCTGTTAGCTTTGACAACAATGGTTGTTGTACTGGTTGCTAAAGGATTGTTCCCACAGCATCAAGAATCAGTTATTTATAGTATTAGAGTTGAGAATTCTGTTCCTGTAAAGAAAGATGCGAGTAATAAGAACACGGGGACTCCTGGGGTCATTTCCTCTTCTCCACATCAGTCTTTACAAGAAAAGGTGGAAGAAAAGGTAGATGGGGATCGGACAACCAGTACTCCACAAGTGTCTGGATCTCGGCTGTTTTCTCATCTTCAAAAGTTGAATTTTATACGTCATACTCCTGTAGAGCGATCGCGAGCTCGTTCTTACATCAGTTCAGAACTCCAAAAATTAGGTTGGCAACCCCAACTTGAGGAATTCACTGAGAAACAGTTGGATATCACAAGAGTTGGCATTAATATTTTTGCGGAAAGACCTGGTACAAGTAAAGATGCAGGCGCTATTCTAGTGGCAGCCCACTACGACACTGTTTTCTTCTCACCTGGTGCTGATGATAATGCTAGTGGAGTTGCTGTTGTCCTGGAACTAGCGAGACTCCTCGGTTCGCGTCCTACCGCCAAAACATTGCAGTTAGCTTTTTTTGATTTGGAAGAAGCGGGGCTTTTAGGTAGTAAAGCTTTTGTCAAAAATAAAACTCACCTAGAAAATCTAAACGGTGTTATTGTGATGGATATGGTGGGTTATGCTTGCCATATTTCCGGATGTCAGAAGTACCCATCGGGTTTGCCTGTGAAGACCACTAGTAACAAAGGTGATTTTGTAGCGGTCGTTGGCGATGCCGAACACTTGCCAATTCTCAATGCTTTTCAGAAAGCAAATATTTCCCAAACTGCATTGAATAAGGAAGATCAAAAGGCAAAAGGTGAAATAACTTCTTCTCCTATATTGCCATCCGTACTGACTCTGCCAGTACCTCTCAAAGGTTTGCTGACACCCGATGTACTGCGTAGCGATCATGCTCCGTTTTGGTATCAAGGCATTGGTGCTGTTTTGGTGACGGATACAGCCAATTTACGAACTCCTCACTATCATAAACCTACTGATGTCCCAGCTACTCTTGACCGTGAGTTTTTTACAGGGACAGCACAACTTGTTGTCAATGCAGCGACTGAGTTGTTGGAAGGTAGTTAG
- a CDS encoding HAD family hydrolase: MRYFALATDYDGTLAADGRVSDETIAALKRLRLSGRKLILVTGRELEDLQGVFSELDLFDCVVAENGALLYSPASRQEKPLGSKPPDEFIKALRDRKVEPLSVGRVIVATWHPNETTVLQTIRDLGLELQVIFNKGAVMVLPSGLNKAAGLTAALDEMKLSPHNVVGVGDAENDHAFLELCECSVAVANALPMVKERVDFVTKNSRGAGVVELIDRLLASDLAEVDTQREKHNILLGTKEDGSHVNMKAYGASLLLAGTSGGGKSTLATAILERIAEQNYQFCIIDPEGDYENFEDAVILGDANRAPRIQEILDLLEQPHQNIIINLLGIALADRPAFFAEVLPQLQELRARTGRPHWIVADEAHHLMPASWNPASLTLPQELDCMMFITVHPDQVAPAALSLVDAMITVGLSPEKNIEQFCSVVGHCPPQLAPQKLEPGEAIAWFRESKTEPFRFRITPGSTERRRHVRKYAQGQLGEDKSFYFIGPEGKLNLRAQNLILFTQIAEGVDDETWLYHLHEGDYSRWFQEAIKDDSLAEEAEKIEKSANGSASESRAAIKAAIEQRYTLPA, from the coding sequence ATGCGCTACTTTGCCTTAGCTACTGACTATGATGGTACGCTAGCAGCCGATGGTCGTGTCAGCGATGAAACTATAGCAGCCTTGAAACGCCTGCGCCTTTCTGGTAGAAAACTGATATTGGTTACGGGTCGCGAACTGGAGGATTTGCAGGGTGTATTTTCAGAATTGGATTTATTTGACTGTGTAGTGGCAGAAAATGGTGCTTTGTTGTATTCTCCCGCTTCGCGTCAGGAAAAACCATTAGGCTCAAAACCCCCCGACGAGTTCATCAAAGCATTGCGCGATCGCAAGGTTGAGCCTTTGTCAGTTGGTCGAGTCATTGTTGCGACTTGGCATCCCAATGAAACAACGGTACTGCAAACAATTCGGGATTTGGGATTGGAATTGCAAGTCATTTTTAACAAAGGTGCAGTCATGGTACTTCCTTCCGGACTCAATAAAGCCGCAGGATTAACCGCAGCCTTGGATGAAATGAAGTTATCACCACACAATGTTGTAGGTGTGGGTGATGCTGAAAATGACCACGCTTTCTTAGAATTGTGCGAGTGTTCTGTTGCTGTTGCTAACGCTTTGCCAATGGTAAAAGAACGAGTCGATTTTGTCACGAAAAACAGTCGCGGTGCTGGTGTTGTCGAGCTGATCGATCGACTGTTGGCTTCAGATTTGGCTGAAGTAGATACTCAAAGAGAAAAACATAATATTTTACTGGGTACAAAGGAAGATGGTTCTCATGTCAATATGAAGGCTTACGGTGCAAGTCTATTACTGGCTGGTACTTCTGGTGGTGGTAAATCAACTTTGGCAACTGCTATACTAGAGCGCATTGCAGAGCAAAATTATCAATTCTGTATCATTGACCCTGAAGGCGATTACGAAAACTTTGAAGATGCAGTCATTTTGGGTGATGCTAACAGAGCACCAAGAATACAAGAAATTTTAGATCTACTAGAGCAACCGCACCAAAATATAATTATTAACTTACTGGGTATTGCTTTGGCAGATCGTCCCGCATTTTTTGCCGAAGTTTTACCCCAATTGCAAGAATTAAGAGCACGCACTGGTCGTCCTCACTGGATAGTAGCAGATGAAGCCCATCACCTCATGCCTGCTTCTTGGAATCCTGCCTCTCTGACACTGCCTCAAGAGCTTGATTGTATGATGTTTATAACTGTCCATCCCGACCAAGTTGCGCCCGCAGCACTGTCTCTGGTAGACGCCATGATTACTGTAGGTTTGTCACCGGAGAAAAATATCGAGCAATTCTGTTCGGTTGTCGGTCATTGTCCCCCACAACTTGCTCCTCAAAAGCTCGAACCAGGAGAGGCGATCGCATGGTTCCGGGAATCAAAGACCGAACCTTTCCGTTTCCGCATTACCCCTGGAAGTACAGAACGCCGCCGTCATGTCCGCAAGTATGCTCAAGGACAATTGGGAGAAGATAAAAGCTTTTACTTTATAGGACCAGAAGGCAAACTCAATCTCCGCGCTCAAAACTTAATTTTGTTCACCCAAATTGCTGAAGGAGTCGATGATGAAACTTGGTTGTACCACCTCCACGAGGGAGATTATTCCCGTTGGTTCCAAGAAGCGATTAAGGATGACTCTTTAGCAGAGGAAGCTGAAAAGATAGAGAAAAGTGCTAACGGTTCAGCAAGTGAAAGCCGTGCCGCCATCAAAGCAGCAATTGAACAGCGTTATACTCTACCAGCATAA
- the galE gene encoding UDP-glucose 4-epimerase GalE — MSHGKPTILVTGGAGYIGSHTVLALKLAGFDVIVLDNLVYGHRDLVEQVLRVKLVQGDTNDHALLNDLFKIHEIAAVMHFSAYAYVGESVTDPAKYYRNNVTGTLTLLEAMLEASVKKFVFSSTCATYGVPQVVPITEDHPQNPINPYGATKLMVERILSDFDAAYDFKSVRFRYFNAAGAHPDGLLGEDHNPETHLIPLVLLAALGKRESISVFGTDYPTPDGTCIRDYIHVTDLADAHVLGLEYLLKGGNSEVFNLGNGNGFSVKEVIDTAKKVTGKEIEVVECDRRPGDPPSLIGSGEKARKMLGWNPQYSSLEEIISHSWQWHQKRHK, encoded by the coding sequence ATGTCGCATGGAAAACCCACCATTTTGGTGACAGGCGGAGCAGGATACATTGGTTCCCACACGGTGCTTGCCCTCAAGCTTGCGGGTTTTGACGTTATAGTACTAGATAATTTGGTTTATGGTCACCGCGATTTGGTAGAACAAGTTTTACGGGTAAAACTTGTGCAGGGGGACACAAACGACCACGCACTGTTAAATGATTTATTTAAAATACACGAAATTGCGGCAGTTATGCATTTTTCAGCCTACGCCTACGTAGGAGAGTCGGTAACCGACCCCGCAAAATACTACCGCAACAACGTTACTGGCACTCTGACTCTGCTGGAAGCGATGCTAGAAGCGTCTGTTAAAAAATTTGTATTTTCTTCTACTTGTGCAACTTACGGTGTACCACAAGTTGTACCCATTACTGAAGACCATCCCCAAAACCCCATCAATCCTTACGGTGCAACCAAACTCATGGTAGAGCGAATTCTATCTGATTTTGATGCTGCCTATGATTTCAAATCTGTACGTTTCCGCTATTTTAACGCTGCTGGTGCTCATCCTGATGGTTTGTTAGGGGAAGATCACAATCCAGAAACTCATTTGATTCCCTTGGTATTGCTTGCAGCACTGGGTAAGCGCGAATCTATCTCCGTTTTTGGCACTGATTACCCTACTCCCGATGGTACTTGTATTCGAGATTACATTCATGTTACGGATTTGGCAGATGCCCATGTTTTAGGGTTGGAATACCTGCTAAAAGGAGGCAATAGCGAAGTTTTTAATCTAGGAAATGGCAATGGCTTCTCAGTCAAAGAAGTGATTGACACTGCCAAGAAAGTTACAGGAAAGGAGATCGAAGTTGTGGAATGCGATCGCCGTCCGGGCGATCCACCATCACTGATTGGAAGTGGTGAAAAAGCGAGAAAAATGCTTGGCTGGAATCCACAGTACTCATCTCTGGAAGAAATTATTTCTCACTCGTGGCAGTGGCATCAAAAGCGACATAAGTAA
- a CDS encoding sulfite exporter TauE/SafE family protein, giving the protein MLHLLLITTLGFLGSFGHCFGMCGPLSVAFSLSQNSETGSATSGQPGWQEQLRFHVLLNLGRMLSYTLVGAAIGALGAVLLKSGHLAGIGSELRQWMAIVTGILLIWFGIRQINPEFLPRLPVLHPFLQGNLHNRLSAEMVKLSLETKWWTPALLGITWGLMPCGFLYAAQIKAAETGNWWMGAATMLAFGLGTLPTMLGVGVSAALIGKDRRSQLFRLGGWVTLTIGVLTLLRTGDTMVDYTGHIALVFLVITLIARPISGLWAKPLRYRRALGVGAFVLSLAHTTHMMEHSLQWNFTAFFFLPQEYQLGMVAGAIALVLITPAALTSFDSLQKFLGKLWRLIHLLSLPALLLSTFHAVTIGSHYLGALQLSWENKLAVLLLSFVTLSVLLVRWRFFWSILSIKKFYVSSTKSR; this is encoded by the coding sequence ATGTTACATTTGTTGCTCATTACAACCCTGGGGTTTCTTGGAAGTTTTGGCCACTGCTTTGGAATGTGCGGTCCCCTTTCAGTGGCATTTTCTCTATCTCAGAATTCAGAGACAGGAAGTGCTACATCTGGGCAACCCGGTTGGCAGGAGCAATTGCGGTTTCATGTATTGTTAAACTTGGGGCGAATGTTAAGTTACACTCTGGTTGGTGCTGCCATTGGTGCGCTAGGTGCCGTTTTACTCAAGAGCGGACATTTAGCAGGAATCGGTAGTGAATTACGTCAATGGATGGCTATTGTAACCGGCATTCTGCTGATTTGGTTTGGTATAAGACAAATAAATCCAGAGTTTTTGCCTCGTCTTCCAGTGTTACATCCTTTTTTGCAAGGCAATTTACATAACCGCCTGAGTGCAGAAATGGTCAAGCTTTCCCTAGAAACTAAGTGGTGGACGCCTGCACTTTTGGGGATAACATGGGGTTTAATGCCCTGTGGATTCCTTTATGCTGCCCAGATTAAAGCGGCTGAAACTGGGAACTGGTGGATGGGCGCAGCCACAATGCTAGCTTTTGGCTTAGGCACTTTACCCACGATGCTAGGTGTTGGCGTGTCTGCAGCCTTAATCGGTAAAGACAGGCGCAGTCAGTTATTTCGCTTGGGTGGTTGGGTGACTCTCACTATCGGTGTGCTAACGCTTTTGCGGACTGGTGACACGATGGTAGATTACACTGGGCATATTGCGTTGGTATTTTTAGTAATCACGCTGATTGCTCGCCCGATTAGTGGTTTGTGGGCAAAACCTTTACGTTACCGTCGTGCGTTGGGAGTGGGTGCTTTTGTGCTGTCATTGGCTCATACAACTCATATGATGGAACATTCACTACAATGGAACTTTACAGCCTTCTTTTTCCTACCACAAGAGTATCAGTTAGGAATGGTGGCTGGTGCCATAGCATTGGTTTTGATAACTCCTGCTGCCTTGACGAGTTTTGATTCTTTGCAAAAGTTCTTGGGCAAGCTTTGGAGACTAATTCATTTATTGAGCTTACCTGCTTTACTGTTAAGTACTTTTCATGCTGTGACGATCGGTTCTCATTACTTGGGTGCTTTACAGTTAAGTTGGGAGAATAAGTTGGCAGTGTTGCTTCTAAGCTTTGTAACACTGAGTGTTTTGCTTGTACGTTGGCGCTTTTTTTGGTCAATCTTATCTATAAAGAAATTTTATGTTTCCTCTACTAAGTCGCGTTGA
- a CDS encoding tetratricopeptide repeat protein, translating into MKNLLLAVFLSVTIVACNNTKDVFVTDIQSRPVLRSVARPSSAKDFYTQGQYRQTKGDSQGAIASYSKAIGLNPDYGEAYNKRGLTYFKLGNRQQAIADYNQALQINSNDAQAYNNRGNVYAAEGATQAAIADYNQAIRINPNYAEAYNNRGNARAATGDRNAAVDDYSEAIRLNSKYAVAYNNRGNARTILGDREGAVADYNEGIRLAPNFAAAYNNRGNARAALGDKEGAMADLQRAAAIFEKQNNQQLYQEVMNNMKELGQ; encoded by the coding sequence ATGAAAAATCTGTTGCTGGCTGTATTTTTGTCTGTGACAATTGTTGCTTGTAATAATACTAAGGATGTATTTGTAACAGATATTCAATCTCGTCCTGTGTTGCGTTCAGTTGCTAGACCATCTAGTGCTAAAGACTTTTATACTCAGGGTCAGTACAGGCAAACAAAAGGAGACTCTCAAGGCGCGATCGCCTCATATAGTAAAGCGATCGGTCTTAATCCTGATTATGGGGAAGCTTACAATAAACGAGGACTTACCTACTTTAAATTAGGAAATAGACAGCAAGCGATCGCAGATTACAACCAAGCGCTACAGATCAATTCCAATGATGCTCAAGCTTATAACAATAGGGGGAATGTTTATGCAGCAGAAGGAGCAACACAAGCAGCGATCGCAGATTACAATCAAGCTATTCGCATTAATCCCAACTATGCTGAAGCATACAACAATCGAGGAAACGCCAGGGCAGCAACTGGAGATAGAAACGCAGCAGTAGACGATTACAGTGAAGCCATTCGCCTCAATTCCAAATATGCGGTTGCATATAATAACCGAGGAAACGCCCGCACCATTTTAGGAGATAGAGAGGGAGCCGTTGCAGACTACAACGAAGGGATTCGCCTTGCTCCCAACTTTGCCGCAGCATACAATAACCGGGGTAATGCTCGCGCTGCATTGGGAGATAAAGAGGGTGCAATGGCTGACTTGCAGCGAGCAGCAGCAATTTTTGAAAAACAAAACAATCAGCAGTTGTATCAAGAAGTGATGAATAATATGAAAGAGCTTGGGCAATAG
- a CDS encoding calcium-binding protein, which translates to MVILQGTARSDYLEGTQDNDFLIGDLGDDVLIGLSGDDFLEGGEGRDRIEGGDGKDILYAGLSQLSYAPGYGGDPQGENILYGGKGDDLLFGSFGRDFLYGESGDDKIVALSGDDYLDGGDGRDRLDGGFGNDTLIGGDGNDVLYDGSYKTGSGDDVLDGGNGDDVLDGGQGNDRLFGGNGEDKLTAAGFIPSGTGGIFGLNEIDILFGGQGRDTFQLGGRNAAGTFSVYYDDFYQTSAGYNDYALIADFKPNEDIIQLVGKSTDYVLGLSPFNSSEGVAIHFVSGKSQELIAIVQGVSSLNLEDDDFKFLYF; encoded by the coding sequence ATGGTTATTCTTCAAGGTACTGCGCGAAGCGATTATCTAGAGGGAACGCAAGACAATGATTTCCTGATTGGTGATTTAGGAGATGATGTTCTCATTGGTCTATCTGGTGATGATTTTTTGGAAGGTGGAGAAGGTCGCGATCGCATAGAGGGGGGTGATGGGAAAGATATTCTCTATGCTGGACTAAGTCAATTATCGTATGCACCGGGTTATGGAGGAGATCCACAAGGCGAAAATATATTGTATGGAGGTAAAGGAGACGATTTACTCTTTGGGTCTTTCGGGAGAGATTTCCTATATGGTGAGTCTGGAGATGACAAAATAGTCGCTCTTTCTGGTGATGACTATCTTGATGGGGGCGATGGACGTGACAGATTAGATGGCGGTTTTGGCAATGATACCCTCATTGGTGGTGATGGAAATGATGTCTTATATGATGGCAGTTATAAAACTGGCTCTGGTGATGATGTTCTTGATGGTGGAAACGGAGACGATGTTCTTGATGGTGGACAAGGGAACGATCGCCTTTTTGGTGGGAACGGTGAAGATAAGCTGACGGCGGCTGGCTTTATCCCCTCTGGAACTGGTGGTATCTTTGGTCTTAATGAAATAGATATTCTCTTTGGAGGACAAGGGAGAGACACGTTTCAGTTGGGAGGGCGGAACGCTGCTGGAACTTTTTCTGTTTACTATGACGATTTTTATCAAACAAGTGCTGGTTATAATGACTATGCTCTCATTGCTGACTTTAAGCCTAATGAGGATATTATCCAGCTTGTAGGAAAAAGTACTGACTATGTTTTGGGATTGTCTCCGTTTAATTCGTCAGAAGGGGTGGCGATTCATTTTGTCAGTGGCAAGTCGCAGGAATTGATTGCAATCGTGCAAGGTGTATCAAGTTTGAATCTTGAGGACGATGACTTCAAATTTCTTTATTTTTAA
- a CDS encoding 3'-5' exonuclease produces the protein MPYLTSESTIRSLIAEYTKASTLWIDTEVAEYNTRNPKLSLIQVLDDPADLSGDRTFILDVINQPHTVAEFIDKIMVNSKIEKVFHNASYDLKFLGGKKAKNITCTLELAKKIPYYALPVPNYQLKTLAEELCAFQNIEKQEQTSDWGRRPLTEEQIEYAYLDCIYLAQVHLNLIELNKEINPEPAAEDIAVLNARYAQIEEQWKVLNSEYEHLQERIKKAMQLQNVSETPYFKLSSYERTTVKVSFMELVELIQNQDVEFDFPITLTQKLQKDLGENLEQLSVDIEKITSWRLSPKNQESDEG, from the coding sequence ATGCCATACCTGACTTCAGAAAGTACTATTCGTTCTCTTATTGCTGAATACACAAAAGCCAGCACTTTGTGGATTGATACAGAAGTCGCTGAGTACAACACTCGCAATCCCAAATTATCGCTGATTCAAGTATTGGACGATCCAGCCGATTTGAGTGGCGATCGCACTTTTATTTTGGATGTCATCAACCAGCCTCACACTGTCGCTGAGTTTATTGACAAAATCATGGTTAATTCCAAAATTGAAAAAGTTTTTCATAATGCTAGCTACGATTTAAAATTTCTAGGTGGCAAGAAAGCAAAAAATATTACTTGCACTTTAGAATTAGCGAAAAAAATTCCTTATTATGCTTTACCAGTCCCTAACTATCAACTCAAAACGTTAGCTGAAGAACTTTGTGCTTTTCAGAATATAGAAAAACAAGAACAGACAAGTGATTGGGGACGGCGACCCTTAACTGAAGAGCAAATAGAGTATGCTTATTTAGACTGTATTTATCTTGCTCAAGTTCATTTAAATTTGATAGAATTAAATAAAGAAATTAATCCAGAACCTGCGGCGGAAGATATAGCAGTCCTGAATGCAAGATACGCGCAGATTGAGGAACAGTGGAAGGTGCTCAATTCAGAATACGAGCATTTGCAAGAGCGAATCAAAAAAGCCATGCAATTGCAAAATGTATCTGAAACACCATATTTTAAGCTGTCTTCTTACGAACGCACAACTGTAAAAGTTTCGTTTATGGAACTGGTAGAGTTGATACAAAATCAAGATGTTGAGTTTGATTTTCCTATCACATTAACTCAAAAATTACAAAAAGATTTAGGAGAAAATTTAGAACAATTATCAGTAGATATTGAGAAAATAACGTCTTGGCGGCTGTCCCCCAAAAATCAGGAAAGTGATGAAGGATAA